The Hymenobacter sp. 5317J-9 genome has a window encoding:
- a CDS encoding M28 family peptidase, with the protein MKQTPLLLAFLALASAAPAHAQGKVKVKTKGGVTAPAKIKVKDDKAAPATQPVAPAAEDWSVKYADLVNAERLRAHLSVLASDEYEGRETGTKGQHMAAAYVATQFKNAGLTGPVAGSNDPYLQHFNVEQVTWADGATLKVGKTSYKWLTDFYGMGDSPFATETTVKPVFVGYGIEQPGYSDYAGMDVAGKDVLILLGEPTGDGGKALLSADGAPTKWGNDYRAKAQLATQKGARTVFFVSFNPNDNFAKQAARLAPFISRPSTVMVSDAKPSRVPSFFVSPAVGLAMLGSKDAAVQAYLTKINSTKQPVKSTFKLAPVQIKAERKRTPVETENVLGFIEGTDKQEDILVISAHHDHLGIQDGKVFNGADDDGSGTSGIVTIAEAFAKAKAEGHGPRRSLLFLSVTGEEKGLFGSEYYSKHPVFPLAQTEADLNVDMIGRTDVEHEGKPDYVYVIGSDKLASELKVIQEEQNKKYTQLDLDYRFDDPADPNRFYYRSDHYNFAVNKVPVAFFFNGVHADYHKETDEISKIEFPKMEKRAKLVFHLAWELANRDGRIVVDSNKP; encoded by the coding sequence ATGAAGCAAACCCCTCTCCTGCTGGCCTTTCTGGCCCTGGCCAGCGCTGCCCCGGCCCACGCGCAGGGCAAGGTCAAAGTCAAGACCAAAGGCGGCGTGACGGCACCCGCTAAAATTAAGGTAAAGGACGACAAAGCCGCGCCGGCCACGCAGCCCGTGGCGCCCGCCGCGGAAGACTGGAGCGTGAAATATGCTGACCTGGTGAACGCCGAGCGCCTGCGCGCCCACCTGTCGGTGCTGGCCTCGGATGAGTACGAAGGCCGCGAAACCGGCACCAAAGGCCAGCACATGGCCGCGGCCTACGTGGCCACGCAATTCAAAAACGCCGGCCTGACCGGGCCCGTGGCGGGCAGCAACGACCCCTACCTGCAGCACTTCAACGTGGAGCAGGTGACCTGGGCCGATGGCGCCACCCTGAAAGTGGGCAAAACCAGCTACAAGTGGCTGACCGATTTCTACGGCATGGGCGACTCGCCCTTCGCCACCGAAACCACCGTGAAGCCGGTGTTTGTGGGCTACGGCATCGAGCAGCCCGGCTACTCCGACTACGCGGGCATGGACGTGGCGGGCAAGGACGTCCTCATCCTGCTGGGCGAGCCCACCGGCGACGGCGGCAAAGCCCTGCTGAGCGCCGACGGCGCCCCCACCAAATGGGGCAACGACTACCGCGCCAAGGCCCAGCTGGCCACCCAGAAAGGCGCCCGCACGGTGTTTTTTGTGAGCTTCAATCCCAACGACAACTTCGCCAAGCAGGCCGCCCGGCTGGCGCCGTTCATTTCCCGCCCTTCGACGGTGATGGTGAGCGACGCCAAGCCAAGCCGCGTGCCGTCGTTCTTCGTTTCGCCCGCCGTGGGCCTGGCCATGCTGGGCAGCAAAGACGCCGCCGTGCAGGCCTACCTGACGAAAATCAACAGCACGAAGCAGCCGGTGAAATCGACCTTCAAGCTGGCCCCGGTGCAGATTAAAGCCGAGCGCAAGCGCACGCCGGTGGAAACGGAAAACGTGCTGGGCTTCATCGAGGGCACCGACAAGCAGGAGGACATCCTCGTGATTTCGGCGCACCACGACCACCTCGGCATTCAGGACGGCAAGGTGTTCAACGGCGCCGACGACGACGGCTCGGGCACGTCGGGCATCGTGACCATTGCCGAGGCGTTTGCGAAGGCCAAGGCCGAGGGCCACGGCCCGCGCCGCAGCCTGCTGTTCCTGAGCGTGACGGGCGAAGAAAAGGGCCTGTTTGGCTCGGAATACTATTCCAAGCACCCCGTTTTCCCGCTGGCCCAGACCGAAGCTGACCTGAACGTGGACATGATAGGCCGCACCGACGTGGAGCACGAAGGCAAGCCGGACTATGTGTACGTCATCGGCTCGGACAAGCTGGCCTCGGAGCTGAAGGTGATTCAGGAGGAGCAGAACAAGAAGTACACCCAGCTCGACCTGGACTACCGTTTCGACGACCCCGCCGACCCGAACCGCTTCTACTACCGCTCCGACCACTACAACTTTGCGGTGAACAAGGTCCCGGTGGCCTTCTTCTTCAACGGCGTGCACGCCGACTACCACAAGGAAACCGACGAAATCAGCAAGATTGAGTTTCCGAAAATGGAGAAGCGCGCCAAGCTGGTGTTCCACCTGGCCTGGGAGCTGGCCAACCGCGACGGCCGCATCGTGGTCGACTCGAACAAGCCCTAA
- a CDS encoding M28 family peptidase codes for MKQLLLCGFVALSSCLPVAAQQAPTKIKIKTKGGAPPPPAAPAAPDWARTYAATILPDELRQNLTVVASDAFQGREAGQPGQKMAAEFLVKQFAALGLQGPVQGGYNPYLQQFPLLRGTPAPGGYVQVNGQRYEWLNDFFSYGPIPSPFLAPTVAQPVFVGFGVEQGAYNDYAGLDVQGKDVVALMGEPQDDRGRRLVKSRGRANDYWDSGLRKAALARAHGARSIFLVTFASTAAFRKEGQQFGSSLSEPAFSLPDPGPAIIDTVSESIPPGIGVYLTSQELGLRLAGATMPELLGYVHALGQAGGPVRPAFQPPTATFYLPQAQQQLSTENVLGFLEGSDKKDEVLVISAHYDHLGVKHDTIYNGADDDGSGTVAVLQLAKAFAQAKNEGHGPRRSILFVAMTAEEEGLFGSEYYTAHPVFPLANTIADLNIDMVGRTDRKHGTKRHFVCVVGSDKLSSELHAINEAANRDYTHMELDYHFNVPNEPEHIYYRSDHYNFARRKIPVIFYTTGEHADYHKATDDVDKIEFDKLAERAQLVFYTAWELANREQRIVVDSNKP; via the coding sequence ATGAAACAATTGTTACTGTGCGGCTTTGTGGCCCTGAGTTCCTGCTTGCCCGTCGCCGCTCAGCAGGCGCCCACCAAGATTAAAATCAAAACCAAAGGCGGAGCCCCTCCCCCTCCGGCCGCACCCGCCGCCCCGGACTGGGCCCGCACCTACGCCGCCACCATCCTACCCGACGAGCTGCGCCAGAACCTGACCGTGGTAGCGTCGGACGCCTTTCAGGGGCGCGAGGCGGGGCAGCCCGGGCAGAAGATGGCCGCAGAGTTTCTGGTGAAGCAATTTGCCGCGCTGGGCTTGCAGGGCCCCGTGCAGGGCGGCTACAACCCCTACTTGCAACAGTTTCCGCTGCTGCGCGGCACGCCGGCGCCGGGCGGCTACGTGCAGGTGAACGGCCAGCGCTACGAGTGGCTGAACGACTTTTTCAGCTACGGGCCCATCCCCTCGCCTTTTTTGGCGCCCACGGTGGCGCAGCCGGTGTTTGTGGGGTTTGGGGTGGAGCAGGGCGCCTACAACGACTACGCCGGCCTCGACGTGCAGGGCAAGGACGTGGTGGCCCTGATGGGCGAGCCGCAGGACGACCGGGGCCGGCGCCTGGTCAAGTCCCGCGGCCGCGCCAACGATTATTGGGACTCGGGCCTGCGCAAGGCGGCGCTGGCCCGGGCCCACGGAGCGCGCAGCATTTTCCTGGTCACGTTCGCATCCACGGCGGCATTTCGGAAAGAAGGCCAGCAATTCGGCTCCTCGCTGAGCGAGCCCGCTTTTTCGTTGCCCGACCCGGGGCCAGCCATTATTGACACGGTGAGCGAGAGCATTCCCCCGGGCATTGGCGTGTACCTCACCTCGCAGGAGCTGGGCCTGCGCCTGGCCGGCGCCACCATGCCCGAGCTGCTGGGCTACGTGCACGCACTGGGCCAGGCCGGCGGGCCGGTGCGCCCCGCGTTTCAGCCGCCCACGGCCACTTTCTACCTGCCGCAGGCGCAGCAGCAGCTCAGCACCGAGAACGTGCTGGGCTTTCTGGAAGGCAGCGACAAGAAAGACGAGGTGCTGGTGATATCGGCCCACTACGACCACCTGGGCGTGAAGCACGACACCATTTACAACGGCGCCGACGACGACGGCTCGGGCACGGTGGCGGTGCTGCAGCTGGCCAAAGCCTTCGCTCAAGCCAAAAACGAAGGCCACGGGCCGCGGCGCAGCATTCTCTTCGTGGCGATGACGGCGGAAGAAGAAGGCCTGTTCGGCTCCGAATACTACACGGCGCACCCGGTCTTTCCGCTGGCGAATACTATTGCCGACCTGAACATCGACATGGTGGGCCGCACCGACCGCAAGCACGGCACCAAGCGGCATTTCGTGTGCGTGGTGGGTTCGGATAAGCTGTCATCGGAGCTGCACGCCATCAACGAGGCAGCCAACCGCGACTACACCCATATGGAGCTGGATTACCACTTCAACGTGCCCAACGAGCCGGAGCACATCTACTACCGCTCGGACCACTACAACTTTGCACGACGCAAAATCCCGGTCATCTTCTACACCACCGGCGAGCACGCCGACTACCACAAGGCCACCGACGACGTGGACAAAATCGAATTCGATAAATTAGCGGAGCGCGCCCAGCTCGTGTTCTATACGGCCTGGGAGCTGGCGAACCGCGAGCAGCGCATTGTGGTTGATTCCAACAAGCCATGA